A single region of the Salipaludibacillus sp. LMS25 genome encodes:
- the pdaB gene encoding polysaccharide deacetylase family sporulation protein PdaB — translation MNFIWIWRAKSLKRFMIISIAAFFTAGILYVESPLLPVFSTGDKPVAIHRVEADRPDLALTFDISWGEEQLEPILTVLKEEKVEEATFFVSGAWAERHPDLLEKIDEAGYEIGSHGYRHEHYTLWEEEDVKKDIQRAHNAIAELTEEQPKYLRPPNGSFDDRILNVAEKLNYDVIHWSIHSHDWENPGVETIVANATTNVENGDILLFHASDSAKQTVEALPIVIEKLKKEGFSFVSISHLLSGASVDAKEIN, via the coding sequence ATGAACTTCATTTGGATATGGCGCGCTAAATCATTAAAGCGATTTATGATTATAAGCATTGCAGCCTTTTTCACAGCAGGAATTTTATATGTTGAATCACCTCTTCTACCTGTATTTTCTACGGGTGATAAACCTGTAGCCATACATCGAGTAGAAGCCGACCGACCAGATTTGGCACTGACTTTTGACATTAGTTGGGGGGAAGAGCAATTAGAACCGATTTTAACTGTCTTAAAAGAGGAAAAAGTAGAAGAAGCCACTTTTTTCGTCTCAGGAGCTTGGGCTGAGAGACATCCAGACCTTCTGGAAAAGATTGATGAAGCAGGATACGAAATTGGCAGTCACGGTTATCGTCACGAGCATTACACATTATGGGAAGAAGAGGATGTAAAAAAAGATATCCAAAGAGCCCATAATGCCATAGCTGAATTGACAGAAGAACAACCTAAGTACCTCCGTCCACCAAACGGCAGCTTCGATGACCGGATCTTAAATGTAGCTGAGAAACTTAATTACGATGTCATTCATTGGAGCATTCATTCCCACGATTGGGAAAACCCTGGCGTTGAAACAATCGTAGCCAATGCCACAACGAACGTAGAAAATGGGGATATTCTCCTCTTTCATGCCTCAGATTCCGCTAAACAGACCGTAGAAGCACTACCGATTGTGATTGAAAAACTAAAAAAAGAAGGCTTCTCATTCGTGTCTATCTCTCACTTGTTATCAGGGGCTTCAGTGGATGCTAAAGAAATTAATTAA